The proteins below come from a single Comamonas antarctica genomic window:
- a CDS encoding LysR family transcriptional regulator has product MNSNDSLKTEQLWSHLWWLVVLEQQGSFTAAAARLGVSKAAVSQHIAGLERAAGVPLVRRTTRSMLLTEAGQHLVQDTRDAFARIAGSFAQVRDLADAPRGRLRVTAPVALARQHLVPRLPGFLDKYPDIQLELDLSDQLRPLSQQGLDLAIRHIATPPENHVAWALCATHSVLVASQAYLDRHGPAPASPDELRQHRCLHYPRGQEAAAWTLQRLGRGGGARATVPVRGPLVANNSEALRDAAIAGLGIALVPDFSAQAALASGQLVRVLPQWRPMGAFSDTIYAMRPYSAHVPRAVAVFVEWVREVFAEGFAPD; this is encoded by the coding sequence ATGAATTCCAATGATTCACTGAAAACCGAACAGCTCTGGTCGCATCTCTGGTGGCTGGTGGTGCTGGAGCAGCAGGGCAGCTTCACGGCCGCCGCCGCGCGCCTGGGCGTGAGCAAGGCCGCGGTGAGCCAGCACATCGCGGGCCTGGAGCGCGCGGCCGGCGTGCCGCTGGTGCGGCGCACCACGCGCTCGATGCTGCTGACCGAGGCCGGCCAGCATCTGGTGCAGGACACGCGCGACGCGTTTGCGCGCATCGCGGGCAGCTTTGCCCAGGTGCGCGATCTGGCCGATGCGCCGCGCGGCCGCCTGCGCGTCACGGCGCCGGTGGCGCTGGCACGCCAGCATCTGGTGCCGCGCCTGCCCGGATTTCTCGACAAGTACCCCGATATCCAGCTCGAACTCGACCTGTCCGACCAGCTGCGCCCGCTGTCGCAGCAGGGCCTGGACCTGGCCATCCGCCATATCGCCACGCCGCCCGAGAACCATGTCGCCTGGGCGCTGTGCGCCACGCATTCGGTGCTGGTCGCAAGCCAGGCCTATCTGGACCGCCATGGCCCCGCGCCCGCGTCGCCCGACGAGCTGCGCCAGCACCGCTGCCTGCACTACCCGCGCGGCCAGGAGGCCGCCGCCTGGACCCTGCAGCGCCTGGGCCGCGGCGGCGGCGCGCGCGCCACCGTGCCGGTACGCGGCCCCTTGGTCGCCAACAACAGCGAGGCGCTGCGCGACGCGGCCATTGCGGGCCTGGGCATCGCCCTGGTGCCCGACTTCAGCGCCCAGGCCGCGCTGGCTTCAGGCCAGCTGGTGCGGGTGCTGCCGCAATGGCGGCCGATGGGCGCCTTCAGCGACACCATCTACGCCATGCGTCCCTATTCGGCCCATGTGCCGCGCGCGGTGGCGGTGTTCGTGGAGTGGGTGCGGGAGGTGTTTGCCGAGGGGTTTGCGCCGGATTGA
- a CDS encoding tripartite tricarboxylate transporter substrate binding protein, translating to MNTIPNRRVFGQRLAAMAAAASLPAWAQPAGTYPQRPVELIVPFAAGGGTDVLARALAETMRRHFSQSVIVMNRAGASGAVGWQELAAAKPDGYKLAIITVEMTMIPHMGVTKITSDDVLPIARLNADPATIAVRADSPFKTVEEFLAAAKKSAGSVRIGNAGPGSLGHLAAAALEDKAGVQFSHLPYRGANPAVLDLLGGHIEAVAVTPVEVATYVAAGKIRPLAIMGDKRIQAGWEQVPTLKERGIDLVIGGWRGLAAPKHTPPEIIQQLRTVMARTLQEPELRATMAKQNMGEGYLDQPAFLEVIARDNATFKQLVNKLGIKA from the coding sequence ATGAACACCATCCCGAATCGCCGTGTTTTCGGCCAGCGCCTGGCCGCCATGGCGGCTGCTGCCAGCCTGCCGGCCTGGGCCCAGCCCGCGGGCACCTATCCCCAGCGCCCGGTCGAGCTGATCGTGCCGTTTGCCGCGGGCGGCGGCACCGATGTGCTGGCGCGCGCCCTGGCCGAGACCATGCGCCGGCATTTTTCGCAAAGCGTGATCGTCATGAACCGCGCGGGCGCCAGCGGCGCCGTGGGCTGGCAGGAGCTGGCCGCCGCCAAGCCCGACGGCTACAAGCTGGCGATCATCACCGTAGAGATGACCATGATTCCGCACATGGGCGTGACCAAGATCACATCGGACGATGTGCTGCCGATCGCGCGCCTCAATGCCGACCCGGCGACGATCGCGGTGCGCGCCGATTCGCCGTTCAAGACAGTCGAGGAGTTCCTGGCCGCGGCGAAAAAGAGCGCGGGCAGCGTGCGCATCGGCAATGCGGGTCCGGGCTCGCTGGGCCACCTGGCCGCCGCGGCGCTCGAAGACAAGGCCGGCGTGCAGTTCAGCCACTTGCCCTACCGCGGCGCGAATCCCGCGGTGCTCGATCTGCTGGGCGGCCATATCGAGGCCGTGGCGGTGACGCCGGTGGAAGTCGCGACCTATGTGGCCGCGGGCAAGATCCGGCCGCTGGCGATCATGGGCGACAAGCGCATCCAGGCCGGCTGGGAGCAGGTGCCGACGCTCAAGGAGCGCGGCATCGACCTGGTGATCGGCGGCTGGCGCGGCCTGGCGGCGCCCAAGCACACGCCGCCCGAGATCATCCAGCAGCTGCGCACGGTGATGGCGCGCACGCTGCAGGAGCCCGAACTGCGCGCCACCATGGCCAAGCAGAACATGGGCGAGGGCTATCTGGACCAGCCGGCATTCCTGGAGGTCATTGCGCGGGATAACGCGACCTTCAAGCAGCTGGTGAACAAGCTCGGCATCAAGGCCTGA
- a CDS encoding Bug family tripartite tricarboxylate transporter substrate binding protein — MQKRQFIAAIGVALLGTGMAQAQTAYPAQQAVKWVVPYAPGGTTDVIARNLAIGMSKELGQTVVVENKPGAATIIGATQIARSAPDGYTVGTADSGTLAFNPAMYRSLSYDAQKDFSFIGGLGRMPLVLAVHPDFPAKNMREFLAHVRSHPGQVTSGSSGPGSPLHVALELFKQRTGSNLLHVPYKGSAPALQDLMAGQVQTMFVDLPPSLSMIKGGKLRVLAVATPQRLAILPDVPTMAEAGVPGFEAYAWQGFVGPARMPEAVVQRLNRDLGAALAQPALRAKFEEIGIQPMTMTPREFGDYVRSEQKLWSEVIRSAKIQLD, encoded by the coding sequence ATGCAGAAACGGCAATTCATTGCAGCCATTGGCGTGGCCCTGCTGGGCACGGGAATGGCCCAGGCGCAGACCGCCTATCCCGCGCAGCAGGCGGTCAAATGGGTCGTGCCCTATGCCCCCGGCGGCACCACCGACGTGATTGCGCGCAATCTCGCAATCGGCATGTCGAAGGAGCTGGGCCAGACCGTCGTGGTCGAGAACAAGCCCGGCGCCGCGACCATCATCGGCGCAACGCAGATCGCGCGCTCCGCGCCCGACGGCTACACCGTGGGCACGGCCGATTCGGGCACGCTGGCGTTCAATCCGGCGATGTACCGCAGCCTGAGCTACGACGCGCAAAAGGACTTCAGCTTCATCGGCGGCCTGGGCCGCATGCCGCTGGTGCTGGCCGTACACCCGGACTTTCCGGCGAAGAACATGCGCGAGTTCCTGGCGCATGTGCGCAGCCATCCGGGCCAGGTGACTTCGGGCTCGTCGGGCCCGGGCTCGCCGCTGCATGTGGCGCTTGAACTGTTCAAGCAGCGCACCGGCAGCAACCTGCTGCATGTGCCCTACAAGGGCTCGGCGCCCGCATTGCAGGACCTGATGGCCGGCCAGGTGCAGACCATGTTTGTCGACCTGCCGCCGAGCCTGTCGATGATCAAGGGCGGCAAGCTGCGCGTGCTGGCCGTGGCCACGCCCCAGCGCCTGGCGATCCTGCCCGATGTACCGACCATGGCCGAGGCCGGCGTGCCCGGTTTCGAGGCCTATGCCTGGCAGGGCTTCGTCGGGCCGGCCAGGATGCCCGAGGCCGTGGTGCAGCGCCTCAACAGGGACCTGGGCGCGGCGCTGGCCCAGCCCGCGCTGCGCGCCAAGTTCGAGGAGATCGGCATCCAGCCGATGACCATGACACCGCGCGAATTCGGCGACTACGTGCGCAGCGAACAGAAGCTCTGGAGCGAAGTCATCCGCTCGGCAAAGATCCAGCTGGACTGA
- the iolB gene encoding 5-deoxy-glucuronate isomerase → MTLLVKAQPGRIVTDITPASAGWRHITFKVLRLLAGEEEALHTGALELCLTVLAGSVDVRVGGVLYSALGNRASVFEERAPAALYVPPGREVRISATGDAEVALSLAPARGLHPERVIAPQQMKRSVRGKGSNTRFVCDILPESEAAESLLVVEVVTPAGNSSSYPPHKHDSADPAQPNAETVLEETYYHQINPQQGFAFQRVYTDDRSLDETMAVEHRDTVMVPRGYHPCVAPHGYDLYYLNTMAGPERRWAFRNDPAHEWMLAAA, encoded by the coding sequence ATGACCCTGCTTGTCAAAGCCCAGCCGGGCCGCATCGTCACCGACATCACGCCGGCCTCGGCGGGCTGGCGCCACATCACGTTCAAGGTGCTGCGCCTGCTGGCCGGCGAGGAAGAGGCGCTGCACACCGGCGCGCTCGAGCTGTGCCTCACGGTGCTGGCCGGCAGCGTCGATGTGCGCGTGGGCGGCGTGCTCTACAGCGCGCTGGGCAACCGCGCCTCGGTGTTCGAGGAACGCGCGCCGGCCGCGCTGTATGTGCCGCCGGGGCGCGAGGTGCGGATCAGCGCCACGGGCGACGCCGAGGTCGCGCTGAGCCTGGCGCCCGCGAGGGGCCTGCACCCGGAGCGCGTGATCGCGCCGCAGCAGATGAAGCGCAGCGTGCGCGGCAAGGGCAGCAACACGCGCTTCGTCTGCGACATCCTGCCCGAGTCCGAAGCGGCGGAAAGCCTGCTGGTCGTCGAAGTGGTCACGCCCGCGGGCAATTCATCGAGCTATCCGCCGCACAAGCATGACAGCGCCGATCCGGCGCAGCCGAACGCCGAGACCGTGCTCGAGGAAACCTACTACCACCAGATCAACCCGCAGCAGGGCTTTGCCTTCCAGCGCGTCTACACCGACGACCGCTCGCTCGATGAAACCATGGCCGTCGAGCACCGCGACACGGTCATGGTGCCGCGCGGCTACCACCCCTGCGTCGCGCCGCATGGCTACGACCTGTACTACCTCAACACCATGGCCGGACCGGAGCGCCGCTGGGCTTTCCGCAACGATCCGGCGCATGAATGGATGCTGGCGGCGGCCTGA
- a CDS encoding bifunctional 5-dehydro-2-deoxygluconokinase/5-dehydro-2-deoxyphosphogluconate aldolase yields the protein MSTLSFPADRPFDVACLGRLAVDLYAQQIGCSLEDASSFSKYLGGSSANIAFGTARLGLRSAMVSRVGNEQNGRFLCNTLQREGCDVSQVRVDPERLTGMVLLGIKDQDTFPLLFARENCADMALCEDDIDEAFLARCRSLVVTGTHLSTPGVLAASRKALAIAGRHGLVRVLDIDYRPVLWGLTGKGDGETRYIGNGQVSAHLQQQLNQFELIIGTEEEWMIAGGAEGDLMASLRRARECTPAVFVVKRGPLGCSVIAGAIPASIDDAMTVLGERIEVLNVLGAGDAFASGLLAGLLRGKPFAEAAAMANACGAIVVSRHGCAPAMPTPAELAHWFSGRRHVRPDQDPELAHLHRVTAARPAWPELYVLAYDHRSQFEELADQAGAERARLPQLKRLINRVVEDVENDPGCKGRMGVLIDGRIGEAALHDATGRGWWVGRPVERPGSRPLRFDGTHSLASQLQHWPREQTVKCLVFYHPLDEAALRAEQEEWLQQVWEATRASGHELLLEVIPPKAQLAPDDNGECVVQTIERFYDLGFKPEWWKVGAMPRAQWLALEALVQARDPHCRGAVILGLSQPVEQLIAAFAEAPPSLVKGFMIGRSVWSAPALAWLRGEIDDAGLHAQVAANFRALIAGWRAARAESPAEQRASEGAMA from the coding sequence ATGAGCACGCTGTCTTTCCCCGCCGACCGCCCCTTCGATGTCGCCTGCCTCGGGCGCCTGGCCGTCGACCTCTATGCGCAGCAGATCGGCTGCAGCCTCGAGGACGCCAGCAGTTTTTCCAAGTACCTCGGCGGCTCGTCCGCGAACATCGCCTTCGGCACGGCGCGCCTGGGCCTGCGTTCGGCAATGGTCTCGCGCGTCGGCAATGAGCAAAACGGCCGCTTCCTGTGCAACACGCTGCAGCGCGAGGGCTGCGACGTGAGCCAGGTGCGCGTCGACCCCGAGCGCCTTACCGGCATGGTGCTGCTGGGCATCAAGGACCAGGATACGTTCCCGCTGCTGTTCGCGCGCGAGAACTGCGCCGACATGGCGCTGTGCGAGGACGATATCGACGAAGCCTTCCTTGCGCGCTGCCGCAGCCTGGTGGTCACCGGCACGCACCTGAGCACGCCCGGCGTGCTGGCCGCCAGCCGCAAGGCGCTGGCCATCGCCGGCCGCCACGGCCTGGTGCGCGTGCTCGACATCGACTACCGCCCGGTGCTCTGGGGCCTGACCGGCAAGGGCGACGGCGAGACGCGCTATATCGGCAACGGCCAGGTCAGCGCCCACCTGCAGCAGCAGTTGAACCAGTTTGAACTGATCATCGGCACCGAGGAGGAGTGGATGATTGCGGGCGGCGCCGAGGGCGACCTGATGGCCAGCCTGCGGCGCGCGCGCGAGTGCACGCCTGCGGTTTTCGTCGTCAAGCGCGGCCCGCTGGGCTGCTCGGTGATCGCGGGCGCGATTCCCGCGTCTATCGACGATGCCATGACGGTGCTGGGCGAGCGCATCGAAGTGCTCAACGTGCTGGGCGCGGGCGATGCGTTTGCGTCGGGCCTGCTGGCCGGGCTGTTGCGCGGCAAGCCGTTTGCCGAAGCCGCGGCCATGGCCAACGCCTGCGGCGCGATCGTCGTGTCGCGCCATGGCTGCGCGCCCGCGATGCCGACGCCGGCCGAGCTCGCGCACTGGTTCTCGGGCCGGCGCCATGTGCGCCCGGACCAGGACCCGGAACTGGCCCATCTGCACCGCGTGACGGCCGCGCGCCCGGCCTGGCCCGAGCTGTACGTGCTGGCCTATGACCACCGTTCGCAGTTCGAGGAACTGGCCGACCAGGCGGGCGCCGAGCGTGCGCGCCTGCCGCAACTCAAGCGCCTGATCAACCGCGTGGTCGAGGACGTGGAGAACGACCCGGGCTGCAAGGGCCGCATGGGCGTGCTGATCGACGGTCGCATCGGCGAAGCCGCGCTTCACGATGCCACGGGACGCGGCTGGTGGGTCGGCCGCCCCGTCGAGCGCCCGGGCTCGCGCCCGCTGCGCTTCGACGGCACGCATTCGCTGGCCTCGCAGCTGCAGCATTGGCCGCGCGAACAGACCGTCAAGTGCCTGGTGTTCTACCACCCGCTGGACGAAGCCGCGCTGCGCGCCGAGCAGGAGGAATGGCTGCAGCAGGTCTGGGAAGCCACGCGCGCCAGCGGCCATGAGCTGCTGCTGGAAGTGATTCCGCCCAAGGCGCAGCTCGCGCCCGACGATAACGGCGAATGCGTGGTGCAGACCATCGAACGCTTCTACGACCTGGGCTTCAAGCCCGAATGGTGGAAGGTGGGCGCCATGCCGCGCGCGCAGTGGCTGGCGCTCGAAGCGCTGGTGCAGGCGCGCGATCCGCATTGCCGCGGCGCGGTGATCTTGGGCCTGTCGCAGCCCGTCGAGCAGCTGATCGCGGCGTTTGCCGAAGCCCCGCCATCGCTGGTCAAGGGTTTCATGATCGGCCGCAGCGTCTGGTCGGCGCCCGCGCTGGCCTGGCTGCGCGGCGAGATCGACGATGCCGGCCTGCATGCGCAGGTCGCGGCGAATTTCCGCGCGCTGATCGCGGGCTGGCGCGCGGCGCGTGCCGAGAGCCCTGCCGAACAGCGCGCCAGCGAAGGAGCAATGGCATGA